A stretch of DNA from Bacillus sp. 2205SS5-2:
ATCCCCAGATTTCCAACAGTTGTCATCAATTTTGACCTCCTAATTTAGTAGATCATCCTCTCAAATGATAGAAGACCAAGGAATGCTCCTTGGCCTTCCCTATATTTAACTTGTAAGCCAATATCTGCTACAGTCTCGATCCCTTTGCATGAAACCATATTGAATAAAATAACGACGAATCGTAACAAAATCATCAAAGGTGTCTTTGATCACTTCATTTACCTCTTTCTCCGTATACTCCTTGTTTAAATCAAACCGTTTTAATATGTGCTGGAGGATAACGATTTTTCGCTTCTCTTTACTGGGAAGCTGACTTAAGCGTCCATCAAGACCCTCTTTGAAATATGTGCTTAGTACTTTTTCTCTTTCCTGGTTTGTAATAGCATACCTCTCATCTACCATAGTTGCCCCCTTATGAATCGCAATGAGTTGCTCCTCTTGATTCTTCTTCTCTTGTGTATCATCGTTTGCTAATAACTCCATAATTGCGAGAAATACTTTTGCTTGTTTCTCTTTTTCCTTGAGCTTAAACCGATGTGTACGAATAGTCGATGTGCTACCTGCCTCTAGCTCATTCACAATCTCTTTGTCTGAAAACCCTTCCTTAAATCGTCTCAGTAACTCTTTTTGCAAATTTGTAAGACCGGTATACTTTTTATTCATATTTAGTAAATAGTCAAACATCGATCCATGCATGTTTTTCACATGATTTTCCACCGCGAGCTCAGCTTCATATAACACTCCCTCTGAGGGATAAATAATGCCCTTTTGATACATTTCATTGCAAACAATGCAGTGGAATGTATCATTATTCCTCACGGTAACATACCCTTTTTTTAAATCTTCAATCGAAGCTGTCCAAAACATATCTTCCTCAGACAATCCATCACTTCCTAACTATTAAAAATATAGACGAGATTTAATATCGTCTACTATATATAAAACATTTTATCATATTGTTTATTTTTATTCAATAATTAAATTCTGAATAATGAAATATATGAGCATCATTATAGGTTAGATTTCAATAATACTTCTTGTTTAACAAAGCTGTTTTCGCTAAGTTTGTTGCTTTTCGCACCGGTCTATAAACGTTAATATAGCTTTGTTTCGGGCATCATTTACGAAATGAGGAAGTGGCTGCCCTGCGGCGTCAGGCAAATGAAGAACTTGGAGGTGATGCCTGCATCGCTGGAGGGTTATTCATTTGACCCCGAGCCGCAAGCCACTGCAGCTAGATCCGTCTATTTTTAATGGAAATCAACAATGAAATGGGTGATTTAATCAAAAATCAGATGAAATAGCCCCAATGTATACGAAAAGAGCCTTATATAAATCATCCGCTATATGGAGAATTCCATCTAAAATTAGACTAAATAGCAATCATGTATCCGCAAAGATCCTTTAGCAAAGAAGATAATGAAGCGCAGTTTCTCTACTTTCAAGACATTGGATTGAAACACTCAAAGCTTTAAATGATAAAAATTAAAATTCGTGATATTAGATAAAAATTAGAATTGCTGAATTAAAAAAGCAGAAGGTAAAACTGAAATTATTCAAGAATTTATTAGTTTTAGTTACATTAGTGTTAATAATCGTATGGGGTTGTTCAGGTGGTATGGAAAATGAAGAGTAAAAGGTAGTCGTTCAAAAACGTATTGGGGATGAAAAAAACAGGAAGATTCTATAGAATTTTCAATTAATAAACAAGTGAAAGAAGTAAATAGGATACTAGCGGAAGCGAAATGGACTAAAAAAGTGCAAAAAAACTGGGAATGACATTTCTCATTCCCAGTTATATACTTCCAATACTTAATGATCCGATTTGAATCATTTTAGATTTATTAATTTCCATAACCAACACACCAATCATATTTTTGATTAAATCTTCCCTTTCACTGTTGAATTCCTTCAAAAACAGACGAAATTTCGCCTGAAATAAAGCTATATCATAGATGATAAACTGATTCGAAAAGCCACTATCTTTGCGAAAACAGCCTTATTTTATAACATTAATAGAAAATTGGGTGTGAATACCAGTTGGCATTTTATGAACAATCCTTCCATGTTTGTACAGAAATATGTTTGGAGGAAAGGTTTTAAAATTCTCGGTAAAATTCCCACTAAATCCTTTCCCTAATAATTACAATAAAGAGTTTGAACCTCCATGCTTTCCAATCGGTTTATGTTAACTAATGTCTCTCTCCTCCATCATCACTTAATGCTTCTAATTCATCAGAAAACAACAAATTAAAAATAAGGGTAGCATCAGGAATTTATGGTGCATAGGGTCCCCTCTATTTAGCTTTGGTTCTCAGAAAACGTCACATCTACTTGCACAATTTCTGAGCGGCTTCCTATTCGCAATGGTGGCCCCCAGAATCCATATCCGGAAGACACGAACGCATGAAGTTGCGCTTTTTTTACATAACCCCAATCCAGTTCAAATAGTCTTTTCGTGATAAGGTGGTTAGGGGCCATTTGCCCTCGGTGCGTATGGCCTGAAAACGAGATGTCGACGAACGCATCACACGCTTCTTGGAGCTCAGATGGCTGATGGTCCATTGATATGATAGGGTATTCTCTATTCAGAGAAGCTGTTAAATCCTGATAGGACATGCGATTTCGATCGGTTTTATCTTTTCTTCCTAATAAATAAAATCGATTGTCTAAAAGAAGACTTTCATCTGTCAAAATCGGAATGCCTACACGCTTCATTTCTTCCCTATACTCCTGAATTTGCCCTCCATAATATTCGTGATTTCCTAATACCCCAAAAACGCCCAAGGGAGCATGTAAATTGGATAAAATTTCACCCATTTTTTTATCTGTAAAAGGATCCAGCTCATCATCGATTACATCTCCTGCAAGCAAAATCAGGTCAGGGCTCGTTTGATTCACTTCCCTAATCAACCTTTTTGCATGAGATACTCCTGATAGTCGACCGAAATGCATATCCGATGCCATTGTAATCCGAAGGGATTCTTTCCCCTCTACTATTTTAGGAATACTAATCTTGTATTCTCTCACTACCGGGCTATAGGCGTTGTATAGACCCCAGGTAAAAAGGATAAACAATAAGATCGTTGTAACATGCCCAGTCCAAAGAATGGATTCACTTTGAGACACCCCTGCCAGTCGAGCTAGCCATACGCTCCCATTAGCAAATGGAAATAATACGAACGCATACTGAAAAAAACCGAACATCAATGAGCCAATATTCCGAAGAAAAGATAAGGAAGAAGTAAATCTACCTATTAAGTAAGAGTAAGATAGTAAAAAGAAAACCAACCAAAAAACCATTGGTGTATACCAAGGCATAAGTGTGCTGAAGTAGACCGACACATTCCAGCCTAAATAAAATAAAAACCCATTAAATATGAGTAACGTAAGTAGAATTCTAAAAATCATTGATACTTTTCCCATAATCATTCCCCTTCAATTAAAACAGAAGGACTAGGTAACTGTCCCTCCATACACAAGACGCAACATCCATGTCCTTCTACCTGTGTTTCGTTTATATTCCAAGCATGCGATGAAACACACGGTCAAACATTCGATCCGATAATATGCGTCTAAGAAACATGTAAGATTTGGCATACTTACCTGCTGCATATCTTGTCTTTGGTTTTTTCGAATGGATCGATTTTAAAACTGTTTGTGCGATAACATTTGGTGAGGAAGCCCCCCCCATTTTTTTGCTCATTTTAATGAATGAATTGGTTATTTTTGCATATGCTGTATGTCCAGAAGTTTGCTCTAGCTGATTTAACATAATGCCTGTCCATTCACTATCAATACTACCAGGTTCGATAATTACCACATCAATACCAAATTGAGCTACTTCTAAGCGAAGGCAATCGGAAAACCCTTCTAAAGCGTGCTTTGTCGCATGATACCATGCGCCCATTGGTGTATAGATTTTTCCGCCCATAGAGGAATTATTGATGATTTTTCCATATTTTTGTTTTCTCATATGAGGTAACACCAATTGGGTTAATCGACTTAGTCCAAAGAGATTCACTTCAAATTGCCTTCTAGCTTCCTCAATCGACACATCTTCTACTGCTCCATAGGAACCATATCCCGCATTATTAAACAAAATATCAATCCTACCTTGTTCCTTGATAATGCTTTCAACACCATCCACCATCGATTGATCTTTGGTCACATCCATCGCCATAATCTTGGCTCCTTTTTCTGCTAGATCCTTCATATTCTCCACTCTTCTTGCCGCACCGTAGACAATATATCCTTCTTTTAAAAGTAATTCAGCGGTTGCTTTTCCCATTCCAGATGATGCACCGGTAATTAGAACGACTCTTTTATGATTCACACAAAATTCCTCCTGTTATCTATAGATAATTTCTATTCTTGTATAGGTCACACCTGTATAACAATACACACTTGTGTCACTTGTATATTTCCATTATAATAAGCCAGTAAACCTTAGGTCAATAGAATGGATACAAGTGATACATATTCGTCTGAATGGGACATTTGCAGAAAGGAGAGAAACGATGTCTTCTGAAAAAAGTTCAAATCCGATCTCACTTCGGTCACGAAGATGGATCATCGAGGCCTTGTTGGAATTAATGGAGGAAAAATCATATCAAAAAATTTCCATTAAGGAGATCACCGAACGTGCGGGTTTGGTAAGAAAAACATTTTATCGTAATTTTCAATCAAAAGAGGAGATTTTACAGGAATATATTAATGAGTTAGTAAAGGAAGTTGAACAACAGTTCGATAATGAAGCAGAACTAACCCCTTATTTCATGGCAGAAATATACTTTTTGTTTTGGCAGGAACATATTCATTTTCTCAAACTCCTACAAAAGAATGATTTGTTTGTCATACTTCTTAAACACCTTGATGATTACCTACCTAAGATGAAAAGTAAATACAAAGCCGAGTTAATCTCTGACTATAATGATACCTATCTCCACTATTATACTTCCTTCAATTCTGCGGGCATTTGGCATATTTTAGAGAAGTGGATCGGTAGAGGAAACCAAGAATCCCCGCAACAAATGGCCCAATTGTATTCAGATATCATTCTCAATCACCCACATATGAAAAAGCAATAAGGAAAACATAAAAAAACTCAGCCTTATTAACGAATAGTTATCTTTAAATAAGGCTGTTTTCGTCTGCTTTGTTGCCTCAGCACAAAAAAGGCTGTAAGGTTTTTTCGACTGATTTCATACTTTTTATCTAGAAATGGAGAAGTTTTCATGAGGAAAAGAGCAAGAAGTCATACAAATCAGGGGATATATTCCTATTCGAAAATCCACAATCTTTGCGACAACCCCCTTTTCAATAAACTAAAATAAAATTTGAAAAAGATTGATCATATTTTTGGTATCTATTGTGAGGGAAACGAAAAGCTGACTACAAGCTTTATTCTGCCATGGATCTTCGACTAGTAGCCAAAAATGAAGTATTTTAAGAATACACGAAAGTCCTCATTTTTTGCCAAATCAGCCGTAACTCTATGGAAAAGGAAGCATACCGACCATAAGTATGCTTCCTAAACAGTCATTTTCCAACTCGATAAAGCTAACCAGTTTTCCATTTCCTTATATTTCGGCATGATCTTGCCAACAAGGCGCCAAAAGGAACGATCGTGATTCAGATGGACCATATGACACATTTCATGAACAACAACATAGTCAATAACTTCCTGCGGAGCCATCGCTAACTTCCAGTTAAAGGTTAGCTGAAGCTTTGAATCGCATGTTCCCCAGGTCCTTTGACTATCAGAAATACGAATTGAACGTGGTTTAGTTTTAAAATGGTTTCGATAAAACTGGGTTCTTTTCTCGACTATGGCTTTACATTGGCGATAATAAAATCGTTTTAATGCCTGTTTTATGTTTTCATCCTCCAGTAGCTTCACATAAATATATAAAGTCTTTCCGTCAAACTCGACATGATCTTGCTTGATATCTAGCTCTTGGATGATCTGGATAGGATACGAGTTTCCCAAATAAAGAAAACTTTCCCCATGATCATAGACCTTCTTCTTTTGCCCCATCGTTCTGTCTTTCATTTCTTTTGAATGTTGCTGAATCCAATCCCACCTTGCTTCGATAACTTTTAGGACTCTTTCATTAGAAGTCCCTTTTGGAGCTTTAACTTCAATATTTGCATATAAATCAATAGAAATTTCGATTGATTTCTGATTTTTGTATTGTATCGTAAAGCTAATTTCTGTACCTTCATAAGTATGAATCATGGCCTTATCCTCTATATTTAATGGCTAACCCTTTTAAGAAATTCCTTGCGTATCTGTCCCCGCACTCCTGATAATTTTTATGTCCAACTCTTCTCAATAATGCGCCTAATTCACCATTTCGGATAAACACACCTGCATCTTCTAATATATCAAGCATATCATCACTAGTTAACGAAAGAGCGATCTTTAATTTTTTCAACATGATATTATTGATACTTTCATTGACATACAACATCACCGGCTTGTCAGATTGTCCAGGTTTTGGTTCTTGTCTTCCCCTTTTAAAAATGATAAAGCCATTAAAAAATGACTCTAACATGCGGTCATTCAAGGTTTCATCTTCGTAGAAATCATCATCATTATCATCACTCTTATTTGATTTTTTAAGTATCTCTAGAACTTCTTCTTTTGTTACATCAATGCCACCTAGTTTGAAAATTTCAACCATATCAGTGTTTTTAATATCTAAGGCATATCTTAATCGAATTAATCTATCTTTATTATTCAATTTATTTCCTCCTAATTCATTTCCCAATTCCATAGCTGCTCGTTTAAAACTGTATAATAACCCGTTTAGCATTCATTATACCACTTGGTCGACTTATCTTAGTGGATAGTCCATGACTATCAAGTGCCTTTCATACAGTCTGAAATTATTTTGCATCACCGCATTATCCCGCTTATTCTTAAAGGTGGTTTCATAGTTTATCATAAAAAATATCCTTAAAAAATAACGTAAGATCACCGATTGCTCCTATATAAAAAAAGACAAAATAATAACTAGCTTTTGTAATTTCTTCATTGAAAAGTTCTTTAAATGCACGAATAAATAGATGGTCAATCTTAAACCAGCTTAGAATCCAGGCAATTAATAGAAAGCAAACGATGGTTATTATATATACCTCCAGTCCCTCTAAACAATAATTTCTCTAAAAATAGGTATTTTAACCCAAATGGGGTAATCAATAAAATTAGGACTGGTACTAAAAATCGATACTTTTTTGCGATTTGCCCTCAATGAAATCAATTTTCACCTATTCTCTCTTTACAATTACCACTTTAATAATCTAGACCTGTTACGGAAGTAATGTAACTTTCATATTAACATACCCATCAACAGTTGTACTGACAACAATTAAACTAGCTTCTGAAGATCAGTGATTTCCATTATTATATAAGGTTATTCCCTCAAAAATTGTGTCTTTTCGATATATATTAAGAAAGAATTCGGAACTCACTTTCATCTATTTCTGAACGAATTTAGTGACAAAATGATGGATTCTATTAATAATTATTTTTTTAAGCAACAATATAAACGTAAGGCTCTTTTGGTATACATTGTTGCTATTGGCACAAATAAAAAAACAGGCAGTAAGGTTTTTCCGACTGATTTCTTATTTTTTTCTAGAAATGGAGAATATCCATCAGGAACAAAGCACGAAGTCATACAAATCAGAGGATGTAGTCCTATTCGAAAACCCACATCTTTGCAAAAACAGTCAAACGAAAAGAGGCTTAAATTCCCATGATTTACCTGCACCTCGCAACAAATAAATAATTAGATACCGGGACTCAAACTGCTACTCCTAGAGTGGTTTTGGCTAATTTCATTCCTTTAACCGAATAACTTTTTTGGATAGTATTTTAATGAGTTCTTCAATATAAAGTCCGATTGCTAATAAAAAACAACTTCATTAACACGCGGATGGTCTTCAGTTATTGCAAATTTGATATCAACAATTGCGCAAGTAGCAAATGCGACAAGAATTTTTCTTTCTAAATATACTAATTCCATACTTTTCAGAAAAATACAATTCACAGCCTTCACTTTAATAAAGAACCCGGAAAATGATAAACGGGTTTTCTTAAGAGGGTTTGAGCAACCACAAGCTCATTCTGTTATGATTTTATTTGGAGTTAGTTAGTTTTATTAAATGTAAAAGGAGTAATTTAATGTGAAAAAATAATCATTGGGACCGCTGGTATACTGGTAGCTGGTATATTCATAGGCACCTTTTTTATTGAAATACTCTCCCACATTCCCCCATCAAGTTCGGAAAAAGCTATTGAAAAACAAGATACTCAAGATTCATCTCAACCTCTCACACGGCAACCAATTTATGAAAATAATTCTATTGGATACTTGCTTCAAAATGACCAACTGCAAATCACTTATAATAAAGGAAGCAATTGGATAAATGCTCCCATTGAAAAAGTGAAATTGTTTGAAGGGGAATATACCGGAAACGAGCAAGAACTTATTCTTATGTGATCAACATTTTAATAGTTTTGTGCATGGTTTTCACCATATTAACATTCTTCAATATCACTAAAAAATGGAAAATGTTCTTTTCAATTATCACAGTGGTCCTAACCCTCCTTCATTCAGGTTTGATGATTAACCGTAGCTATAAAATTAAACAGATTGTTAACATTTCGCCATACCTAAAAAATCTATTAGTCATAAAGGAAAATAGTGACACTGGTCAGGCAATATATTATAGAACTGATTATGGTTTTTTAGCTCGCCCAAAGGAAGACCTACCTTATAAGACAAGTGGCGATTTCAAGGTAAAATGGGTAGAGGAAGACATAGCAGCCGTAACCTACAAAGCTACTGACAACACCATCCATCTATACATTGGTACATATGGTGACCGGAATAGGGGGGCATATACCTATGTCAGACCATCTCTCCAAGGACAATGGATGGGGAAAATGTACAAGTGATTAGTACTTCATAAGGGATTACTACTGACCATAATGGAGAAATTGATTGTTATAACTGGGACAATATTGTTCAATTTGGGACAATAGCTATTATTTTGATGAAAAACAACGATTCTGATTGGACGATAGCTTTAAAGAAAAATTTCAAAAGTAACTCAATTGAACCTGTACCACCCTCTCGTGAAATAACCTTATATAAAATTAGTCGGATTTTGGGCAGACGTCCCCCTTGGTTCAATCTAGAATTTTCAAAAAGGGGTTCCCCTGAAAATTCACTCTAACTTTATGCTTTGAATTCGCCGAAGTACGTTCCAAAAGAATTTCTGGTACACAAAACTGGAAGATAATTTAAAATAAAGGGACCTTCCTGATTTAACTAGTTTGCTAGCGACTTTAATCATTTTTGTGCGGATAGTTTCAATTTGCATGCTCTTTTTTTCTTCTGGAAAACAAAGGGTTCGCAACCAATTCGTTAGGTTATAAGCTAGAAGAGTGAACATCATTCTTACTTCATTCACTTGAAAGGAATGACTATTCATTTTATCGAAACCAAATCCGTTTTTGGCTTCCTTTATATAGTTTTCCATCGTTCCTCTTTTTTGGTACGTTTGGACGATATCCTTGGGTGAGAAGGCAGCTACTAGATTGGTCACAATGAAGGAATGATTAAAAAACAGTTCACCTTTAGGACGAACGGATTTGATGATTACTTTTCTAGGTTTTGTCCAAGATGCTGCCTGATACATCGTTTCTTCATAATAACATTCCGTCTCCATTGCATTAGAAGGGCTTGTAGATGGGTGGAGTTCATTGGCTATTTTTTGTAGGTTTGCATTAGATTTGAGTCGAATTACGTAGAAAACGGATTCTTTTTCGCACAACTCATACAGGGCTGGAACCGCAATTCCACTATCCCCACGAAGAAATGGTGTCGTCTCTGGGAACTTTTCGTTGTAATATTCAATAAGAGGTTGGATAAATTCCACAACTCCATTAGAAGTATAAACATTCCCTGGTCTTAGCTTGGCTTTCAAAAAATCGCCAGTACCCCCATCAAAAGCGACTAATGGATGGAAACCAATCGTCCCATAGTGACCATTGTAAGCTGAAGACTCTTGATTTCCATAGGTATCGGAATGAGTAGAATCCAAATCAATTAGGAGTGATTTGGACTCTCGGAATCGATGAATTTTGTCAAGAAGCTCTTGGTTCGCTTGATTTAATTGTTCGGTGGATTTGGCATCAAAACGCCTGAAAAAACGAGACAAGCTAGGTTGAGAAGCCAAAGCATCTGTACCAATGATTTGTGTAAAAACAGGATCGGTCGTCAAGTGATCCGCAGCGTCATCTTGAAAATACCCTGCGATCTATTGATACATCTTTTGAGGAAGCAACTGTTCATTCGAATGGACATAGTATCTTCTGTTGTCCTTTAGTTTTAGATGATGAGCCACTGTTTTGGAGAAACCTATTTTTTTCATCAAATTCTCTAATAAGAAGTTCACCTGTGTCAGAGGAAAGAGAACCTCCTTGATCTGATAATTTAATCCTAGGGTTGAAATCCAGTGATATTTGGGGTAAAGTAGCCATGAAAAGAATCCTTTCTGTTGGTTATTTGGTCGTACTTATACCCTATCAGAAACGGATTCTTTTTTCATTTATTTCATGCATGTATGATCTAAAAGAAAGCCTGTTAGATATGCGTTTGTAGCTATTATTAAAAATTCTATGAATAATTCAGGATGAAATTATGTCCAACTTCATCTTTAATGTAGGCTCTTTTCTTTACATTGTTTCTATTTAGTCTAATTATTGAAATATTCACTCTTTGAAATGTTGATTCCCTTTCAAAACAGACGAAAAGATGTACCGAAACAAGGCAATATCATCGTTTAAAGTCTGATTCAAAAAGCAAAAAAGTTTGCCAAAACAGCTTTAGTGGAATAAAAGCCCTCATTAACATGAAACACCGGTTGGTCAAGGATTTTTAATCCTACTAGACACTAACTCAGCACTAGAGGTGATTTGAGTTTCGGAGGAGCTACTGAACAGCCGCCTAGGTATTACATGAAATTAAATTGATAGCTAAATTCATCTGAATAGTTTTCGTAGTGACGTGGAGATACCCCTACAAGTTGCCTCCAACAAGTAGATTCATGTTTTAGGTAACAGTATGCAGTTAGTGGCAATGAATATTTTAGGATCAGGTGTTTCGCTCGGGAGATTCTATCCCTCGCTTTTCAAAAAATAATAGGAAGGATCATTATAAAAAAGTACGGGAATCAACTAGTAGATTCCCGTACTTTTCCACGGTAACACCAATCCAACTTGAATATTAAAACAGAGAAGCCTACCCTATCTTATTGCGGATTTACCTGTTTATTTTCCAAACCGTTTTCGATACCCGCATTTTCTACATAGCTCTTCGACTGCCACTCTTTGAGAAAAGCCATCAACGAGCTTCTGGGCACGCTCACCCTCGATAATATCAGAAAAAGAGGTATCATTAATATTGCCAAGGCTGATTACTCCCTCTCCATCTAAACAGCAAGGAATCACGGTTCCATTGGCTAAAATACCTGCCTGATTTCGAAGACCATAACAAAAGCCCTTTCCATCATCCTCTTCTTCATGTAGCGCTGGCCACTGAAACTCAGAATCTTGATTGATAAAGATACGTTCGGCAATTTTTACGCCACTTCCTGGGCTAACCTTTTCTTCAATTTTGAAAGGTAAATCAAAATCCTTCTCAATGATTTCTAACAGTTGCCGATTTCGTTGTTTGTCAATATTCGTCATATTGTCCTGTGTCAAATTCCATAACCTCAGTGAAACTATTAGGTCTGATTGACTCGTAGCTTCTTTGATAAAAGAAAGAACGCTTTTCACATAGCCCTCTTTATCTGTAGAACCCGGATGTCCATCAAAACTATGAAGTGAAAAATTCATTTGTCTTATTGCAGGTTTATTCAGTAATCTTTGCTTCTTCTTATTAATTAAAGTTCCATTCGTTGTAATATTAACTTTAAACCCTTTTTCATGACTAATGTTTAACAGTTGATCTATTTTAGGGTGTAGTAAGGGCTCACCTTTCACATGTAAGTAAATAAAATCTGTATATGGTTTAATTTGATCTAACCTCAGAGAAAAGTCCTCCAAGGA
This window harbors:
- a CDS encoding metallophosphoesterase; translation: MGKVSMIFRILLTLLIFNGFLFYLGWNVSVYFSTLMPWYTPMVFWLVFFLLSYSYLIGRFTSSLSFLRNIGSLMFGFFQYAFVLFPFANGSVWLARLAGVSQSESILWTGHVTTILLFILFTWGLYNAYSPVVREYKISIPKIVEGKESLRITMASDMHFGRLSGVSHAKRLIREVNQTSPDLILLAGDVIDDELDPFTDKKMGEILSNLHAPLGVFGVLGNHEYYGGQIQEYREEMKRVGIPILTDESLLLDNRFYLLGRKDKTDRNRMSYQDLTASLNREYPIISMDHQPSELQEACDAFVDISFSGHTHRGQMAPNHLITKRLFELDWGYVKKAQLHAFVSSGYGFWGPPLRIGSRSEIVQVDVTFSENQS
- a CDS encoding radical SAM/SPASM domain-containing protein, which encodes MKKFKKFYVEVTSVCNLACSFCPPTERQKQFISLEDFSLRLDQIKPYTDFIYLHVKGEPLLHPKIDQLLNISHEKGFKVNITTNGTLINKKKQRLLNKPAIRQMNFSLHSFDGHPGSTDKEGYVKSVLSFIKEATSQSDLIVSLRLWNLTQDNMTNIDKQRNRQLLEIIEKDFDLPFKIEEKVSPGSGVKIAERIFINQDSEFQWPALHEEEDDGKGFCYGLRNQAGILANGTVIPCCLDGEGVISLGNINDTSFSDIIEGERAQKLVDGFSQRVAVEELCRKCGYRKRFGK
- a CDS encoding oxidoreductase — its product is MNHKRVVLITGASSGMGKATAELLLKEGYIVYGAARRVENMKDLAEKGAKIMAMDVTKDQSMVDGVESIIKEQGRIDILFNNAGYGSYGAVEDVSIEEARRQFEVNLFGLSRLTQLVLPHMRKQKYGKIINNSSMGGKIYTPMGAWYHATKHALEGFSDCLRLEVAQFGIDVVIIEPGSIDSEWTGIMLNQLEQTSGHTAYAKITNSFIKMSKKMGGASSPNVIAQTVLKSIHSKKPKTRYAAGKYAKSYMFLRRILSDRMFDRVFHRMLGI
- a CDS encoding TetR/AcrR family transcriptional regulator, which encodes MSSEKSSNPISLRSRRWIIEALLELMEEKSYQKISIKEITERAGLVRKTFYRNFQSKEEILQEYINELVKEVEQQFDNEAELTPYFMAEIYFLFWQEHIHFLKLLQKNDLFVILLKHLDDYLPKMKSKYKAELISDYNDTYLHYYTSFNSAGIWHILEKWIGRGNQESPQQMAQLYSDIILNHPHMKKQ
- a CDS encoding M48 family metallopeptidase, with amino-acid sequence MIHTYEGTEISFTIQYKNQKSIEISIDLYANIEVKAPKGTSNERVLKVIEARWDWIQQHSKEMKDRTMGQKKKVYDHGESFLYLGNSYPIQIIQELDIKQDHVEFDGKTLYIYVKLLEDENIKQALKRFYYRQCKAIVEKRTQFYRNHFKTKPRSIRISDSQRTWGTCDSKLQLTFNWKLAMAPQEVIDYVVVHEMCHMVHLNHDRSFWRLVGKIMPKYKEMENWLALSSWKMTV
- a CDS encoding DUF2087 domain-containing protein, which codes for MFWTASIEDLKKGYVTVRNNDTFHCIVCNEMYQKGIIYPSEGVLYEAELAVENHVKNMHGSMFDYLLNMNKKYTGLTNLQKELLRRFKEGFSDKEIVNELEAGSTSTIRTHRFKLKEKEKQAKVFLAIMELLANDDTQEKKNQEEQLIAIHKGATMVDERYAITNQEREKVLSTYFKEGLDGRLSQLPSKEKRKIVILQHILKRFDLNKEYTEKEVNEVIKDTFDDFVTIRRYFIQYGFMQRDRDCSRYWLTS
- a CDS encoding DUF1456 family protein; this translates as MELGNELGGNKLNNKDRLIRLRYALDIKNTDMVEIFKLGGIDVTKEEVLEILKKSNKSDDNDDDFYEDETLNDRMLESFFNGFIIFKRGRQEPKPGQSDKPVMLYVNESINNIMLKKLKIALSLTSDDMLDILEDAGVFIRNGELGALLRRVGHKNYQECGDRYARNFLKGLAIKYRG